In Ignavibacteriota bacterium, a single window of DNA contains:
- a CDS encoding PKD domain-containing protein — protein sequence MTRSFRFLLPIALCVFTATASAQLSVHVDSVDVSAYPTVRVFVTTKVGLLLRKDLSAANFTIKEDGFRQSPLVYKGTRGTEPYALAMCIAAGSSMSAGDMVFAGGIGNKLLDSLDCPLDEMGIFVYDNTLIALSSPDLNCNYSTLRNTLSTLSTTPNGNKFWDGVFAGVDKLAFNSVNPSRALFVLSNGFDDGSGKNLGDILTRAAQTSIKIHTFNIGSTGGISNLQALSNGTGGTYFSNADEAVQNIVNSLRGTPTYCILEYTSNFQCKDGLPRNLAVRVRVDNDSVETTSSYTIPADPSSKVEATFAVDTGSVTAGKTSTIGLLLKTQVTGQRFTPATIDLAFDTTKLALTGARVDTLMLAASSVTFTPTATGARLDVAGISAVNGKGRLLKLDFRGGDVTTNTNVPVTIPSMLFTGGCFTPRTEQSIVRVLPRNYGMTAAGRTYSFNWNASTNDYDPSTAVFEMDVTNTGDLPVSGLTATLPDTIDIKVVNGYTHTVAVVPSSLAVGEKGVARWQVKARPRADEKGLQLDVIVRNAEGTQAKGPFYVNIKAAASAVTVTATVDTIRTTGGAHTPDPALVRAVVRSAGTATGPVGEVELLLPSGLVLQSGTQAVQTFAALAPNATAPLQWPVEYPKNLSVDSTFALRLVRRAAGYPNDTTRLALRVPPLTGPQYTAGCLEGPTPLAWDTAKRAYPDFTLTARVQNTGAGAGGTLTGLITIPAKAMLDAGETMLKTVSTGLGAGDTASVSWKIRLVSGLQACSGDTLRFGYQLRDVTNTIVDCIATIVFLPRPNRAPAITGQTPSKLDTLAKDKQQTFGVTASDPEADALTYQWYVDGVMQPGAGPSFDATFATEGSHTVRCVVRDVCGALTETGWTFVVRVLGIENAAQAADFRFLGNHPNPFTGRTALRYHLPEGAHDVLLDVVDAAGRTVATLVQTRQSGGAHDAVFDARALPSGTYTARLRVGSEVRALRLLHTK from the coding sequence ATGACCCGTTCGTTCCGATTCCTTCTCCCGATCGCCCTATGTGTGTTCACCGCCACCGCGTCGGCGCAGCTCAGCGTACACGTCGACAGTGTGGATGTGTCGGCGTATCCCACCGTCCGCGTGTTTGTCACGACCAAGGTGGGTCTGCTGCTGCGCAAGGACCTCAGCGCCGCGAATTTCACCATCAAGGAAGACGGCTTCCGGCAGTCGCCGCTCGTGTACAAGGGGACACGCGGCACCGAACCCTACGCGCTTGCCATGTGTATCGCGGCGGGATCCTCGATGTCGGCGGGCGACATGGTTTTTGCGGGCGGTATCGGCAACAAGCTGCTCGATTCGCTCGACTGTCCGCTCGACGAGATGGGCATTTTTGTGTACGACAACACGCTGATCGCGCTCTCGAGTCCGGACCTGAACTGCAACTACTCCACACTGCGCAATACGCTCAGCACGCTGTCGACGACACCCAACGGCAACAAATTCTGGGACGGCGTCTTTGCCGGGGTCGACAAACTCGCCTTCAATTCCGTCAATCCCTCGCGCGCCCTCTTTGTGCTCAGCAACGGGTTCGACGACGGGAGCGGCAAGAATCTCGGCGACATCCTGACGCGCGCCGCGCAGACATCCATCAAGATCCACACCTTCAACATCGGTTCGACGGGCGGCATCTCGAATCTGCAGGCGCTGTCGAACGGCACGGGCGGCACATATTTCTCGAACGCCGACGAGGCGGTGCAGAACATCGTGAACTCGCTGCGCGGCACACCCACCTACTGCATTCTCGAGTACACATCCAACTTCCAGTGCAAGGACGGCCTGCCGCGCAACCTTGCCGTGCGCGTGCGCGTCGACAACGACAGTGTCGAGACCACGTCGTCGTACACCATTCCCGCCGATCCCTCGTCGAAGGTTGAAGCCACCTTTGCCGTCGACACCGGCAGCGTCACCGCAGGCAAGACGTCCACCATCGGCCTGCTGTTAAAAACGCAGGTAACCGGACAGCGCTTCACGCCGGCGACCATCGACCTCGCCTTCGACACAACGAAGCTGGCATTGACCGGCGCGCGCGTCGACACACTGATGCTGGCCGCCTCAAGCGTCACCTTTACACCGACCGCCACGGGTGCGCGGCTCGACGTGGCGGGCATCTCGGCGGTGAACGGCAAGGGCCGCCTGCTGAAGCTCGATTTCCGCGGGGGTGATGTGACGACAAACACGAATGTGCCGGTCACGATACCCTCGATGCTGTTCACGGGCGGCTGTTTCACACCGCGGACCGAGCAGAGCATCGTGCGTGTGCTCCCGCGCAACTACGGCATGACCGCGGCGGGACGCACCTATTCCTTCAACTGGAACGCGTCCACAAACGACTATGATCCCTCGACGGCCGTCTTTGAAATGGACGTCACCAACACCGGAGATCTGCCGGTAAGCGGACTCACCGCCACGCTGCCCGACACCATCGACATCAAAGTGGTGAACGGATACACACACACGGTGGCCGTTGTGCCGTCGTCGCTCGCCGTGGGCGAGAAGGGCGTCGCGCGCTGGCAGGTGAAGGCGCGCCCGCGCGCGGATGAAAAGGGTCTGCAGCTCGACGTGATCGTGCGCAACGCCGAAGGCACGCAGGCGAAGGGCCCCTTCTATGTGAACATCAAGGCGGCGGCCTCGGCCGTGACAGTGACGGCAACCGTCGACACGATACGGACGACGGGCGGCGCACACACGCCCGATCCCGCGCTTGTGCGCGCCGTTGTGCGCAGCGCGGGCACGGCGACCGGACCGGTGGGTGAGGTGGAACTGCTTCTTCCGTCCGGACTCGTGCTGCAGAGCGGCACGCAGGCCGTGCAGACCTTCGCGGCTCTTGCACCCAATGCCACGGCGCCGCTGCAATGGCCGGTGGAATATCCGAAGAATCTCTCCGTCGACAGCACCTTTGCGCTGCGCCTCGTGCGCCGCGCGGCGGGCTACCCGAACGACACGACGCGGCTCGCGCTGCGTGTGCCGCCGCTGACTGGTCCGCAATACACCGCTGGCTGCCTTGAAGGTCCGACACCACTTGCATGGGACACGGCGAAGCGGGCGTATCCCGACTTCACACTCACAGCGCGTGTACAGAATACCGGCGCCGGTGCGGGCGGCACGCTCACCGGACTCATCACCATTCCGGCAAAGGCCATGCTTGATGCGGGCGAGACGATGCTCAAAACTGTCAGCACAGGACTTGGCGCCGGAGACACCGCATCCGTGTCGTGGAAGATCCGACTCGTGTCGGGCCTGCAGGCGTGCAGCGGCGATACACTGCGTTTCGGGTATCAACTGCGCGACGTCACGAACACTATCGTCGACTGCATCGCGACAATCGTATTCCTTCCACGTCCAAATCGGGCACCCGCGATCACTGGCCAGACGCCTTCCAAGCTCGACACGCTGGCGAAGGACAAGCAGCAGACCTTCGGCGTCACCGCATCGGATCCCGAAGCGGATGCACTTACCTACCAGTGGTATGTGGACGGTGTGATGCAGCCGGGAGCAGGTCCTTCGTTCGACGCCACCTTCGCGACCGAGGGCAGCCACACCGTGCGCTGCGTGGTGCGTGACGTCTGCGGCGCGTTGACGGAGACGGGATGGACCTTCGTCGTGCGTGTACTCGGCATCGAGAACGCCGCGCAGGCGGCCGACTTCCGTTTCCTCGGCAATCATCCGAATCCCTTCACGGGGCGCACCGCTCTGCGGTATCACCTGCCCGAGGGCGCGCACGACGTGCTGCTCGACGTGGTGGACGCGGCGGGCCGCACCGTGGCGACGCTGGTGCAGACGCGGCAGAGCGGCGGGGCGCACGACGCGGTGTTCGACGCCCGCGCGCTTCCCAGCGGCACGTACACGGCCCGTCTGCGTGTGGGCAGCGAGGTCCGCGCACTGCGTTTACTGCACACGAAGTAA